The following are encoded in a window of Francisella tularensis subsp. tularensis genomic DNA:
- a CDS encoding ribose-phosphate pyrophosphokinase has protein sequence MSEDLMIFSGNASKKLASEVAKELGATLGNATVDRFKDGEIHVVLNENVRGKDVFVIQSTCPPSDNLMELILLIDALKRSSAERVTAVLPYFGYARQDRRSKSARVPISAKVVANLLQAVGLDRILSVDIHAEQIQGFFDIPFDNAFATKIFLEYVRKNPEKYQNIKIVSPDMGGVVRARSVAKNLGVEIAVVDKRRPKPNVAEVMNIIGEVDGKHCILVDDIMDTGGTMCQAAKALIEKGGAAKVSAFCIHPLLSGDAIKNIEDSAIDELIVTDSIPLKPHAEACSKIKVITLAPLLAQIVEKTNGEESVSDIFRIDGLVD, from the coding sequence ATGTCAGAAGATTTGATGATTTTTAGCGGTAATGCTTCTAAAAAGCTTGCTAGTGAAGTAGCTAAAGAGCTAGGTGCAACTCTTGGTAATGCAACGGTTGATAGGTTTAAAGATGGCGAAATACATGTTGTCCTAAACGAGAATGTGCGTGGTAAGGATGTATTTGTAATCCAATCAACTTGTCCACCATCTGATAATTTGATGGAACTTATTCTATTAATAGATGCGCTTAAAAGATCATCAGCAGAGAGGGTAACAGCAGTATTACCATATTTTGGCTATGCTAGGCAAGATAGAAGATCAAAATCAGCGAGAGTGCCTATATCTGCTAAAGTTGTCGCAAATCTTCTTCAAGCTGTTGGCTTAGATAGGATATTATCAGTAGATATTCATGCTGAGCAAATCCAAGGATTCTTTGACATACCATTTGATAATGCTTTTGCAACTAAAATATTCCTAGAATATGTGCGTAAAAATCCAGAGAAATATCAAAATATCAAAATAGTATCACCTGACATGGGTGGTGTGGTTAGAGCTAGATCTGTAGCTAAAAACTTAGGTGTTGAGATTGCTGTAGTTGATAAAAGAAGACCTAAACCAAATGTTGCAGAGGTTATGAACATAATTGGCGAAGTTGATGGCAAACATTGTATACTTGTTGATGACATTATGGATACTGGTGGCACAATGTGTCAAGCAGCAAAAGCATTGATAGAGAAGGGTGGAGCTGCTAAAGTATCAGCATTTTGTATACATCCATTACTTTCTGGCGATGCGATTAAGAATATCGAGGATTCAGCAATTGATGAGCTCATAGTTACTGATTCTATACCTCTTAAACCTCATGCTGAAGCATGTAGCAAAATCAAAGTCATAACATTAGCACCATTACTTGCTCAAATTGTTGAAAAAACTAATGGAGAGGAATCAGTTAGTGATATTTTCCGTATTGATGGCTTAGTTGATTAA
- the rplY gene encoding 50S ribosomal protein L25: protein MANFVLKAEKREDLGTGASRRLRRAGKIPAVIYGGEKEAVSVLLDHDKVLHSTEDKAFFSSEITLDIDGKQEKVIIKALQRHPYKVKLIHADFMRV, encoded by the coding sequence ATGGCAAATTTTGTTCTTAAAGCTGAAAAGAGAGAAGACTTAGGTACTGGTGCGAGCCGCCGTCTAAGAAGAGCTGGTAAAATCCCAGCTGTTATATATGGTGGTGAAAAAGAAGCGGTATCTGTATTACTTGATCATGATAAAGTACTACACTCAACAGAAGACAAAGCGTTTTTCTCAAGTGAGATAACTTTGGATATCGATGGTAAACAAGAAAAAGTAATTATCAAAGCATTACAAAGACATCCATATAAAGTTAAGCTTATCCACGCTGACTTTATGAGAGTATAA